A region from the Nostoc sp. HK-01 genome encodes:
- a CDS encoding 6,7-dimethyl-8-ribityllumazine synthase: MAVFEGTFTQTEPLRFAVVIGRFNDLVTAKLVEGCQDCLKRHGVDPNPHGNQVDYVWVPGSFEVPIVARQLALSQRYDAIICLGAVIRGQTPHFDYVSSEVAKGIAAASFQTGVPVIFGILTVDTMQQALERAGIKANHGWEYAMNALEMASLMRKLRSNLTETYTLNPQPLPAAHGQESIINSQ, encoded by the coding sequence ATGGCAGTTTTTGAGGGAACTTTTACTCAAACTGAACCCTTACGTTTTGCAGTGGTGATTGGTCGATTTAATGACCTTGTGACTGCAAAGCTGGTGGAAGGATGTCAAGATTGCTTGAAACGTCATGGTGTAGACCCTAACCCCCACGGTAATCAAGTTGATTATGTTTGGGTTCCGGGAAGTTTTGAAGTGCCAATTGTTGCACGTCAATTAGCACTTTCCCAGCGTTATGATGCGATCATTTGTTTAGGCGCGGTTATTCGCGGACAAACGCCCCATTTTGATTATGTATCTTCGGAAGTAGCCAAAGGCATTGCCGCAGCCAGCTTTCAAACTGGAGTTCCAGTAATTTTTGGCATTTTGACCGTAGATACAATGCAGCAAGCCCTAGAACGAGCCGGGATTAAAGCTAATCATGGCTGGGAGTATGCCATGAACGCTCTAGAAATGGCCAGCCTGATGCGGAAATTACGCTCTAACCTCACAGAGACGTACACTTTAAATCCCCAACCCTTACCTGCTGCTCACGGTCAAGAGTCAATAATTAACAGTCAGTAG
- a CDS encoding fatty acid desaturase, with product MQSTTIPFDSSPASETSENTTKLPFTLQDLKAAIPEECFQPNVSKSLLYFFRDVLIIGSLYAVAHYLDSWYFWPIFWLMQGTMFWALFVVGHDCGHQSFSKHKWLNDLIGHLSHTAILVPYHGWRISHRTHHKNTGNIDNDESWYPVTESQYKEMPLAQKIGRYYLFLLAYPVYLFKRSPNKEGSHFSPNSPLFKPSEKWDVITSTVLWIGMVGLLGFLTYQWGWMWLLKYYAMPYIVFVIWLDLVTFLHHTESDIPWYRGEDWTFLKGAISSIDRNYGLFNHIHHDIGTHVAHHIFLNIPHYNLLKATEAIKPVMGDYYRKSEEPIWQSLWRSCVSCHFVPDTGGKVYYTSKPK from the coding sequence GTGCAATCAACTACCATCCCTTTTGACAGTTCCCCTGCTAGTGAAACTTCTGAGAATACAACTAAGCTGCCTTTTACTCTTCAGGATTTAAAAGCTGCTATCCCAGAAGAATGTTTTCAACCAAATGTCAGCAAATCACTGTTGTATTTCTTTCGTGATGTTCTGATTATTGGTTCGCTCTATGCAGTGGCTCATTACCTTGATTCTTGGTACTTTTGGCCTATTTTCTGGTTAATGCAAGGAACAATGTTTTGGGCTTTATTTGTCGTTGGGCATGACTGCGGACATCAGTCATTTTCTAAGCATAAATGGCTCAATGATTTAATTGGGCATCTGTCTCATACAGCAATATTAGTTCCTTATCATGGTTGGCGCATCAGCCATAGGACACATCATAAAAACACTGGCAACATCGATAACGATGAAAGCTGGTATCCTGTGACGGAATCGCAGTATAAAGAAATGCCTTTGGCACAAAAGATAGGTCGATATTATTTATTTTTATTGGCTTATCCAGTGTATTTGTTTAAGCGTTCTCCCAATAAAGAAGGTTCGCACTTTTCACCTAATAGCCCACTGTTTAAACCATCAGAGAAATGGGACGTAATTACTAGTACTGTACTCTGGATTGGTATGGTAGGTTTGTTAGGTTTCCTCACCTATCAATGGGGTTGGATGTGGTTATTGAAATACTACGCTATGCCCTATATTGTGTTTGTCATTTGGTTGGATTTGGTGACATTTCTGCATCACACCGAGTCTGATATTCCTTGGTATCGTGGCGAAGATTGGACTTTTCTTAAAGGTGCAATTTCTAGTATTGATCGCAATTATGGTTTGTTCAATCACATCCATCATGATATTGGTACTCACGTTGCTCATCACATCTTCCTCAATATCCCTCACTACAATTTGTTGAAGGCAACTGAAGCTATCAAACCTGTTATGGGTGATTATTACCGCAAGTCTGAGGAACCAATTTGGCAATCTTTATGGCGTTCTTGCGTTAGCTGTCATTTTGTCCCTGATACTGGTGGTAAAGTCTATTACACATCCAAACCTAAATAA
- the ycf9 gene encoding hypothetical protein: MTIIFQFALVALVLMSFVLVVGVPVAYATPQSWVESKRLLWLGSGVWIALVLLVGILNFFVV, translated from the coding sequence ATGACCATAATATTCCAGTTCGCTTTAGTAGCTCTTGTTTTGATGTCTTTTGTACTGGTTGTTGGCGTTCCTGTTGCCTATGCTACCCCACAAAGTTGGGTAGAATCGAAAAGATTATTGTGGCTGGGTTCTGGAGTTTGGATTGCCCTAGTACTGTTGGTTGGTATATTAAACTTTTTTGTAGTCTAG
- a CDS encoding fatty acid desaturase, producing MTTSIIKTQEISKDLSNSQLRLKDIIKTLPKECFQQSRRKAWTQVFISVLMVGLGYYSLTISPWFLLPIAWIFTGTALTGFFVIGHDCGHRSFAKRRWVNDLVGHIFMMPLIYPFHSWRIKHNHHHKHTNKLDEDNAWHPIRPEVFASWDKTRQSAFELFMKKRLWWVGSIGHWAVVHFDWRNFKVKDQGSIKISVAVVAIFAAVVFPTLIATTGIWGFVKFWFVPWLVYHFWMSTFTIVHHTFPDVPFKEASKWNEAMAQLFGTIHCDYPRWVEILCHDINVHVPHHLSTAIPSYNLRLAYSSIKDNWGNYLHDELRFSWPLMKHITDQCQLYITDVGYQTFNEYYADK from the coding sequence ATGACTACATCAATAATCAAGACGCAAGAAATAAGCAAAGACCTTAGTAATTCCCAACTGAGGCTCAAAGATATTATCAAAACTTTGCCAAAAGAATGTTTTCAGCAGAGTCGTCGTAAAGCTTGGACACAAGTTTTCATCAGTGTTTTAATGGTAGGTTTAGGCTACTATAGTTTGACGATTTCTCCCTGGTTTTTATTGCCTATTGCCTGGATTTTTACAGGTACAGCTTTAACAGGTTTTTTTGTTATTGGTCATGACTGCGGTCATCGTTCATTTGCCAAACGGCGGTGGGTTAATGATTTAGTAGGGCATATATTCATGATGCCGTTAATCTACCCTTTTCACAGTTGGCGGATTAAGCATAATCATCACCATAAACATACAAACAAGTTAGACGAAGATAATGCTTGGCATCCCATCCGACCAGAAGTTTTTGCAAGTTGGGATAAAACTCGTCAATCGGCTTTTGAATTGTTCATGAAAAAGCGTCTTTGGTGGGTAGGTTCTATTGGACATTGGGCTGTTGTGCATTTCGACTGGCGCAATTTTAAAGTTAAAGACCAAGGAAGTATTAAAATTTCAGTTGCTGTAGTTGCAATTTTTGCAGCAGTTGTATTTCCTACCCTCATCGCTACAACTGGTATTTGGGGATTTGTCAAATTCTGGTTTGTGCCTTGGTTGGTATATCATTTCTGGATGAGTACATTCACCATTGTTCATCACACATTTCCAGATGTTCCTTTTAAGGAAGCCAGCAAGTGGAACGAAGCAATGGCACAGCTATTTGGCACTATTCATTGCGATTATCCTCGTTGGGTAGAGATACTTTGCCACGATATTAACGTCCACGTTCCTCATCACCTTTCTACTGCTATTCCCTCTTATAATTTACGGTTAGCTTACAGCAGCATTAAAGATAATTGGGGAAACTATTTGCATGATGAATTGCGGTTTTCTTGGCCTTTAATGAAACACATTACAGACCAATGTCAACTGTATATAACTGATGTTGGTTATCAAACTTTTAACGAATATTACGCAGACAAGTAA
- a CDS encoding gamma-glutamyl phosphate reductase, which yields MTVEVVNDYPEPMKSAKRAFQASLKLGLTKGVDRSRAVLAMAQALESSFDDILEANTLDLEASKEMAVPELILDWLKLTPKRLEITVEILRRLGELSDPLRRVRNADYQPEDSQSYSQLMALGVIGFIYEAFPDLGAIAAGLCIKTGNSIILKGSTEASHSNAAIAEVLQSAIQEVGLPPGCVELVTAEHGASVRDLVTQDQYLNLVIPYGRSSLVQQVMRQATCPVLKSAMGNCYLYWSLNGSLEMVRWMILDSHQSEPDPVNAIEKVLIHRQAMPSSLSVLWNSLKEKGFEIKGDAELVEAFPQLQLAKESDWGSPYLTKTVAFKLVDSLEVAIAWINQHSSGHADCIVTESYQESRQFALGVNSASTYINTSPRFSRNPSRGDSVFLGMSNQKGHRRGFISLETLTTVKHIIQGNGRF from the coding sequence ATGACCGTTGAAGTTGTAAATGATTACCCCGAACCAATGAAAAGCGCTAAACGCGCTTTTCAGGCTTCCCTGAAGTTGGGGTTGACAAAGGGAGTAGACCGCAGTCGGGCTGTGTTGGCGATGGCACAGGCTCTGGAAAGCTCTTTTGATGATATTTTAGAAGCTAATACTCTGGATTTAGAAGCCAGTAAAGAAATGGCAGTGCCAGAGTTAATTTTAGATTGGCTGAAACTCACCCCAAAACGACTTGAGATCACAGTAGAAATACTCCGACGCTTAGGCGAACTATCAGATCCCCTACGACGGGTGAGGAATGCTGACTATCAACCAGAAGACTCTCAGAGTTACTCACAATTAATGGCTTTGGGAGTGATTGGTTTTATTTATGAGGCATTTCCAGATTTAGGGGCGATCGCCGCAGGTTTGTGTATTAAAACTGGTAATAGTATCATTCTCAAAGGTAGTACAGAAGCCAGTCATTCTAACGCCGCGATCGCAGAGGTACTCCAAAGTGCAATTCAAGAGGTTGGTTTACCACCAGGTTGCGTTGAACTAGTCACAGCCGAACACGGTGCTTCTGTGCGAGATTTAGTTACTCAAGACCAGTACCTCAATTTAGTAATTCCCTACGGACGTTCTAGCTTGGTGCAACAGGTGATGCGACAAGCAACTTGTCCCGTGTTAAAGTCCGCAATGGGCAACTGTTACCTTTACTGGTCGCTGAATGGCAGCTTAGAGATGGTACGCTGGATGATTCTTGATAGCCATCAAAGCGAACCAGACCCTGTGAATGCGATCGAAAAGGTATTAATTCATCGCCAAGCCATGCCATCATCTTTATCAGTACTGTGGAATAGCTTGAAAGAAAAAGGCTTTGAAATTAAAGGTGATGCAGAGTTAGTCGAAGCTTTTCCTCAATTGCAACTAGCCAAAGAAAGCGACTGGGGCAGTCCCTATTTAACTAAGACTGTAGCCTTTAAACTAGTGGATAGTCTAGAAGTGGCGATCGCTTGGATTAATCAACATAGCAGCGGTCATGCTGACTGTATCGTCACGGAATCTTATCAAGAAAGTCGGCAATTTGCTTTAGGAGTGAATAGCGCTTCCACCTACATCAACACTTCCCCTAGATTCTCGCGCAACCCTTCACGGGGAGATTCAGTATTTCTTGGTATGTCCAACCAAAAAGGCCACCGTCGGGGATTTATTAGCTTGGAAACCTTGACTACAGTCAAGCACATTATTCAAGGGAATGGTAGGTTTTAA
- a CDS encoding phosphoesterase RecJ domain-containing protein produces MDLILCHTTADFDALGAAVGLTCLLPGSKIVLTGGAHPPVRDFLALHRDEYPLIERRSVNPQTIRSITVVDTQKRDRLGKAAEWLDLPSVKEIVVYDHHLGQEGDIPATQLHIASVGACTTLMVEQLQQQQISLTPSQATVMALGIHVDTGSLTYDLSTARDALALAWLMQQGASLPVISTYRDPGLSTQLQQLLTTALQELEYLCLRGYTLAWVTLKTEAFVPGLSGLASQIVELSEIDALLLVNEYPLGEDESRLTVIGRSQIPGVNLNLLFQPFGGGGHSQAASLNLRGVDTQATLEELLEGLKASIPHPLTARDLMSSPVRTILPETTIEEAQRILLRYGHSGLSVVDNQGQLVGIISRRDLDIAFHHGFSHAPVKGYMTINLKTITPDTTLPQIESLMVTYDIGRLPVLADGQLVGIVTRTDVLRELHQNSEEFQNLNPQNSAPSTQHSALNIASRLAPQLWQLLTKASQAAEKRGWHLYLVGGAVRDLLLAETADQLMIKDIDLVVDGFHKSADVGAGVELAKALQELYPAARLEIHGAFQTAALLWHKDAELNSLWVDIATARTEFYPYPAANPEVEASSIRQDLYRRDFTINALALRLTSPRSGELLDFFGGLLDLQAKEIRVLHANSFIEDPTRIYRGVRFAVRFGFDFEPRTEEYIRYAINSGVYDRTAQHNSRTPALQTRLKTELKHILEAPYWKSALQLLDNLQALQCIHHTLSLDAELLRQLWLLERCLHRFDPQLTLVHWQMRLEALIAHLKPKYREKVAKNLQLQEDSIHRLQNLAQAQAEVTELLPQLQCPSQIVQLLKKYDLPMLILIALQSPRSLRKQIWHYLTVLTHIQPILNGNDLKKLGYKPGPQYRQILDDILAATLDRVIINKAEAEEFLMTKYPK; encoded by the coding sequence ATGGATTTAATTCTTTGCCACACAACGGCTGATTTTGATGCTTTGGGCGCGGCGGTCGGGCTGACTTGCTTGCTACCTGGAAGTAAGATTGTGTTAACAGGCGGCGCACATCCACCTGTGAGAGATTTTTTGGCGTTACATCGAGATGAGTATCCGCTGATTGAACGACGTTCAGTGAATCCGCAAACAATTCGTTCGATTACTGTAGTTGATACACAAAAGCGCGATCGCCTGGGTAAAGCAGCTGAATGGTTAGATTTACCCAGCGTGAAAGAAATTGTAGTTTATGACCATCACTTAGGGCAAGAGGGCGATATTCCGGCGACGCAATTGCATATTGCCTCGGTGGGCGCTTGCACAACTTTAATGGTGGAGCAATTACAACAACAGCAAATTTCTCTCACCCCATCCCAAGCTACGGTGATGGCTTTGGGTATCCATGTGGATACGGGTTCATTAACCTATGACTTATCAACAGCCAGGGATGCTTTAGCTTTGGCTTGGTTGATGCAGCAAGGCGCAAGTTTACCTGTGATTTCGACTTATCGTGATCCTGGTTTATCAACACAGTTACAACAGCTATTAACCACAGCCTTACAAGAGTTAGAATATCTCTGCTTACGCGGTTATACGTTGGCTTGGGTAACTTTAAAAACTGAAGCTTTTGTGCCTGGGTTATCAGGTTTAGCATCCCAGATAGTAGAGTTAAGCGAAATTGATGCTTTACTGTTAGTCAATGAATATCCATTGGGGGAAGATGAATCAAGATTAACTGTAATTGGGCGATCGCAAATTCCTGGTGTCAATCTTAACTTGTTATTTCAACCCTTCGGCGGGGGTGGGCATTCTCAAGCTGCATCACTCAATTTGCGGGGAGTTGATACACAAGCAACTTTAGAAGAACTTTTAGAAGGTTTAAAAGCCTCCATTCCCCATCCCCTCACCGCTAGAGATTTGATGTCCTCCCCAGTCCGCACCATTCTTCCAGAAACTACCATTGAAGAAGCACAGCGGATTTTATTACGTTACGGACATTCTGGTTTATCTGTAGTTGATAATCAAGGACAGTTAGTCGGCATTATTTCCCGACGAGATTTAGATATTGCCTTTCACCACGGCTTTAGTCATGCGCCAGTCAAAGGTTACATGACTATCAATCTCAAAACCATCACCCCAGATACCACCCTGCCACAAATCGAGTCGCTGATGGTGACTTACGATATCGGACGTTTACCAGTCTTAGCAGATGGACAATTAGTTGGTATCGTCACCCGTACCGATGTTCTACGGGAGTTACATCAAAACAGTGAGGAGTTTCAAAACCTCAACCCTCAAAACTCAGCACCTAGCACTCAGCACTCAGCACTCAACATCGCGTCACGTCTTGCACCCCAACTGTGGCAATTACTCACCAAAGCCTCCCAAGCAGCAGAAAAACGCGGTTGGCATCTTTACTTAGTTGGTGGTGCTGTGCGGGACTTGTTATTAGCTGAAACAGCAGATCAATTAATGATTAAAGATATTGATTTGGTTGTAGATGGCTTTCATAAATCAGCAGATGTCGGTGCTGGGGTGGAATTAGCAAAAGCACTGCAAGAACTTTACCCAGCTGCGCGGTTAGAAATTCATGGTGCGTTTCAAACTGCGGCTTTGTTGTGGCACAAAGATGCAGAATTAAATTCGTTGTGGGTGGATATTGCCACCGCTAGAACAGAATTTTATCCTTACCCAGCCGCGAACCCTGAAGTTGAGGCGAGTTCTATTCGTCAAGATTTGTACCGCCGGGATTTTACCATCAATGCACTGGCATTGCGGCTAACTTCTCCCCGTTCGGGCGAATTACTCGATTTCTTTGGTGGTTTATTAGATTTACAAGCCAAGGAAATTCGGGTTTTACACGCCAATAGCTTTATTGAAGATCCTACCCGGATTTATCGCGGTGTGCGCTTTGCTGTGCGCTTTGGATTTGATTTTGAACCGCGAACAGAAGAGTATATCCGCTACGCCATTAACAGTGGTGTTTACGATCGCACTGCTCAACACAATAGCAGAACTCCAGCTTTGCAAACTCGGCTGAAAACCGAACTGAAACATATCTTGGAAGCACCGTACTGGAAATCAGCTTTGCAATTACTCGATAACTTACAAGCTTTGCAGTGCATTCATCATACTCTCTCCTTAGATGCGGAACTTTTACGCCAACTGTGGTTATTAGAACGCTGTCTGCACAGATTTGATCCCCAACTCACCCTTGTCCACTGGCAAATGCGCCTAGAAGCTTTAATTGCCCATCTCAAACCAAAATATCGGGAGAAAGTCGCCAAAAATCTGCAATTACAAGAAGATAGCATTCATCGCTTGCAAAATCTAGCCCAAGCGCAAGCAGAGGTTACGGAATTATTACCCCAGTTGCAGTGTCCCAGCCAAATTGTGCAGTTACTGAAAAAGTATGACTTACCAATGCTGATTTTAATCGCCTTGCAAAGCCCGCGATCGCTCAGAAAACAAATTTGGCATTACTTAACAGTATTGACTCACATCCAACCTATTTTAAATGGTAACGACTTGAAGAAATTAGGCTACAAGCCAGGCCCC